ATTGGCGTGGTCATCGAAAAGCCGGATGGCGAGTTGGTCCGCATTGCCAAATGGATCGGACATCAGGACAACAACGTGGCCGAATACGCGGCGCTGCTTGAAGCCCTGCAATTTGCAGTGGAACTGAAAGCAACGGCGCTGCACGTCTATTCCGATTCCGAGTTGGTGGTGAAGCAAATGACCGGCGAGTACGCCTGCCGAAGTCCGCGCCTCTATTCCCTGAACTGGATGTGCCGCAAGCTGGCCCGCTCGATGAATTTCTGCATCGCGTACATTCCCAGGGAACATAACGGCGAAGCCAATCGCCTGGCCAACAGCGCAGCGCGCTGCCGCACGAACCTCAGCGATCCGCTGCCCGCGTAACTTCTCTCTTACAGAAATTTTCAACCCGCCAGGCGCCAAAGGCCAAGCAGGCCGCCGATTTCTTACGGCACGGTCAGCACCGGGCAGGGTGCGCCGGCCATGATGCGATACGCCGTCCGCGCCCGCAAGACTCCGGGCCGGAAGGCGTTCCGGATGCCCAGAGCCACCAGGCTGACCTTTTTTTCTTCAGCGACGCGCAGTACGGTCTCCGCCGTGCTGCCAAACGCAACTTCAAATTCCGGATGAAATTCCGCCAGCGCCGGGCCAAACGTGTTGCTCATCTTCTTAGCGACCGTCTCGCGGAATGACTTTTCGTCGGACGTGGTAGCTTCGCCTTCCGGGACGACGTGCAGCACGGTGACGCTCGAGCCGTACTGCCTGGCCAACAGAGCAATGTACGGCAAGGCTTTCTTGCTGAGTTCGGACAAGTTGGTGGGATAGAGGATGCTCTTGAACGGCGCTTCGGCGTCAAAGGTGGTTCCCGGACCAACGGTCAGGATGGGGCAAGTCGCCACACGGCAGATTTCTTCCAGCACGGAGCCGAGCAACATCTTGCGCAGGCCGGTGCGTCCGCGAGTGCCGGCCACCAGCAGATCAATGTGATTGTTGGCGACGATCTTCAACAATTCATCCTTGAGGTTGCCTTCCCCCAGCACCAGCGCCGGCTTCATCCCTTTGAGCACCGGCAAATCGCGCAGGGCCACCAGTTGCGCCGTGGCGTTCTTGCCCGCGGCTTCATAGAGACGGGGGTCGGACACGCCGGAAGAAAAAGGCGCAGCCGGCTCGATATGGCAGAGATGCAGCGTCGCTGCAAAGGCCCGGGCAACCGCGCTGGCGTGGGGCAGAGCGGTCAACGAAGCTTCAGAGAAATCGGTGGCGAAGAGAATGTTCTTCAGCTTAGGGGAAGTTGGCGCGATCAGGTTGGGTGCAGCCATAATTCACCTCTTTAGCATGCTAGGTCATCATCCTATGTCCGGGGCGTCGCCCAAAACGGTGATATTAATCACATTCGTTCCCCGCCCCAAGGGCCGAGCAGCGAACGTCACACCTTCCATGTGAAGTTCGGGAGCGTGAGCCCGAGGGGCGCGAACTTCGGGGGCGAAAGCTGTGTACGCCAGCCCTCAAATCATATTCCCCTTCCCGCCCAAGCACTTACAAACCGTGAATCCTTTTGCGGGGTGGGCCCGTATACCGGACAGGCACATATATGATGAGCCCGCTGGTGGAGACAATGCTGGGAACTGTGCTGGGCGTGGAGAGCGAAGCAGTACGGCTGCGCGGCGGCGACGTGGATGCCATTGCCACGCTGATGCAGCGCTACCAGCATCGCCTGTACCGCTACATGCTGCGCATGGTCCGCCAGCCCAGCACGGCGGAAGACCTCTTCCAGCAAACCTGGCTGCGGGTGATGGAGCGCTCGCCCAGCTACGATCCGCGGCGGAGTTTTGAAGGATGGCTGTTTGCCATCGCGCACAACCTGGCGATTGACCACCTGCGTCGGCGGCAGCCGGAAAGCCTGGATGAAGAATTGCCATCAGGCGACACGCGCGCT
This genomic interval from Terriglobia bacterium contains the following:
- a CDS encoding ribonuclease HI family protein, with product MANLIAYVDGGSHGSPGPSGIGVVIEKPDGELVRIAKWIGHQDNNVAEYAALLEALQFAVELKATALHVYSDSELVVKQMTGEYACRSPRLYSLNWMCRKLARSMNFCIAYIPREHNGEANRLANSAARCRTNLSDPLPA
- a CDS encoding universal stress protein; protein product: MAAPNLIAPTSPKLKNILFATDFSEASLTALPHASAVARAFAATLHLCHIEPAAPFSSGVSDPRLYEAAGKNATAQLVALRDLPVLKGMKPALVLGEGNLKDELLKIVANNHIDLLVAGTRGRTGLRKMLLGSVLEEICRVATCPILTVGPGTTFDAEAPFKSILYPTNLSELSKKALPYIALLARQYGSSVTVLHVVPEGEATTSDEKSFRETVAKKMSNTFGPALAEFHPEFEVAFGSTAETVLRVAEEKKVSLVALGIRNAFRPGVLRARTAYRIMAGAPCPVLTVP
- a CDS encoding sigma-70 family RNA polymerase sigma factor, whose protein sequence is MMSPLVETMLGTVLGVESEAVRLRGGDVDAIATLMQRYQHRLYRYMLRMVRQPSTAEDLFQQTWLRVMERSPSYDPRRSFEGWLFAIAHNLAIDHLRRRQPESLDEELPSGDTRADLTPGPAADALQQMLAEERSARVAEAVAELPAVARELLTLRFEEEMKLDEIAEILALPLGTVKTRLHRALRSLQKSLCTEPGKQSGQTKTGN